A region of the Candidatus Dependentiae bacterium genome:
CCGGTAAATTTTGCATCTTTTAAAAAAAGAGCAACATCAACACCATATTCTTTTGTTAAAGCATCAACATCTTTTGCTACAAATTTTTCTTGCAAAAAAACTACGGTACTTTTACAACCAAGCTCGAAAGCTTTTTTTGTTGAAATCTTAGTATTAAGTCTCATAACATCCTTGATCTTTTTATGACTATATATTTTGATTAAATGCATAAAAACTATAACAAAAAACAGCCTAAAAGCCATTACGACTTTTAGACTGTTTTTTTAAAACAACGAGTTTAAAATCTGTTACAAATTATTAGATCCTGCAACCGCTGCCTGTGAGTCTGCAACAAGTGCTTTCGCCTGCGCACTGACAGCCTGTGCATTGCGATAAACTAATTGATTATTTCCTTTATCATCTTGCACAACACATACGTGCACAGTGTTTAAAAGATCTAACCAATCTTTTAGATCTAGTGAGTAACCAACTGCTGCACCAGTTTCATCAAACAATGCTCCTGTTTGCAAGTCTGCATAACCACTTTGATTAAAGTAGGTAACCGCTGGAGCATGAGAAGCATTTGCTGGAGTTTCTACTGGATACATCGTTGCAAAATATCTGCCATCAGCACTACTTAAAAGTCTAAACAGATGTGATCCAAATGCTGAACCTTCTGGAGTGCCTGAATCAGGTGCATTTACAGCCGTTGAAACAGATTTTAGGGCATGAATATTACTAATGTTTTTAGTAAATATTGCATAGGTTGATTGATCTGGCACAGAAACTTTTGCTGTTTTTTCACCTACCTTTACTGAATTCTCTGTCATAGGACCAACAGGGAATGCAATTGGACATACCACAATCGTTCCTTTAAATACTGATGCTTGGTATGCTTTTTGTGTATCGCCATCCAACTCATCAAACAAGAATCCATATTTATAAGTCGCGTCTCCATCAATAACTGTGACAAATGGAGCTTTTGTTGCAGCATCCACACCCATAGCAACTTCGATTGGAGCATCAACTTTGCCATCCACAGGCACCATAGAAATAGTTGTTTTTCCTGGAGCTGTAGCTATTGTGCCAGCAGGTGCATCAAATTTCTTGTACATGGTTCTATCAAAAACCATATGAGAAATTTCACCTTTGTTTAGTATCAACTGAGCATCATTGTATGAAGAATCTGGCATTGTTGATAAAATATTTCCAGTATCATCAATTGGTATGAAAATCATAGGATTCCATACATATGATGAATTTACTGAATATGTTTTTTTATCAAGCGTGTAAGATGTTTTGTTTTTATTTTCAACAACTGTTGCTGATCCATACGGAGCAGATGTTGCCATCCAACTCATAGAACCAGTTGTATTGTCTTCGTTTTTGTACCCAATTCCATCGATGTACCCTTGAGTATATCCAGCTTCATTTTCATAAAGCAGGATCATATCATCTTCACCTTTTTTGCCTGAAACTTTTGCGACTTTATTTTTTATTTTTACCGGAGTTCCATCCTGTTCATACAAGTTTCCACCCTCGATAGAAATCCATTGTTTACGCTTCGCTTCAAATGCGTAGTACACACCCATTATTTTACTAAAGTATAGGTGATAACCTTTTGCTAAAGTTATCGCTTTTCCAGGAAAATCTTTATCGGTGCTGACAATCATACTTGTTCCTGACTGACCAGGAACTAACGCGAGATCTTTTTCATCCATCAAAAGTGATGGTTTTAATAAAGGCACACCAAGAGATTGAGCAGAAGTACCTGCACCAACAATACCGTACTGATCTAATGTCGCTACATGCTCTACACCTTGAACCACACGAAGCTGTTTTCCAGTTCCATCAAACACCGCACCAAGCTGGACTGGTTTGCCATCAACTTCATAACTGTTTTGCACATCAAAGAATTGATACAACATGGCACTTGCATCGGTCGGACTTGCTGGAGAAAAGCGCACATATTGTTGTTTTAATGAGTCATATTTTAAATCATCATACGGATACGGCAAACCATTGGTTCCTGATGGGGAAAGCCTTTTAATAATCGTCGTAACATCAGATGGAGACAAAGTAACTTTGCTTGATGATGTTTTTGCGTACGCGGCTTCAAGATCTGCTTGCTCTGAAGCTTCAGCATTAAGTCTTGCTACAGAAGCAGCTTGCAAACGAGTGATCGTTGCTTGCAATCTGTGGCCCCAGTTAGCGCTTAATTTCTTAGTTTCAGCAATTAAAGCTGACTGGGGAAGAATACTAATTGGACCCGTTGAATCATACAACTGACCAGAAACAAGGCTGAGCAGATGAGTGGTGCTTCCATCAAATTTTTCTGCAAAAGCTAGAGGGCTTGCTGTCATATCTATGGTTACAAACATATCAGCTGGCTCATAATCTTTTTGATGCATTCCAGCCGACGGGAAGTAAACATAGTTACCATTTGCTAAGTCACCAGCATAAATACTTATGCTTAGACTTCCAAAAGAGTAAGGACCCATTGGGCGAAGCATTTGTGCTCCGTATGAGGTTACGCAGTTTAAATAATCTGTTTTAAATTCTTGCGACATTGCTTTGCCAACAGGGAATTTTGAAACCATGTAATCAAAAATTACCAGACCCATTACCTGATTACTGCTCGTAGCTGTAGAGCTTTTAAGTTTTAATGGGTTTTTATTTGAATCAAGAACTGGATTTCCTTGCATGTCATAGACAAGTCCAGTAACTAAACTTACAACATTTGAGCTTGATGATGCAGATGTAGCGCTCATCGGCTTTAATGCTTCAAGCGTTGCAACAGTTGGACCTGTGATAACATAATAATCTTGATTTGTTATCGCAGCTGAAGGACTTGGCATCACTTCATAGATAAAACAATTATTTGCGACAGCTTGTTTGGTCACAAGACCTGAAGCCAATTTAAATGCTAAAGCTCCAAGGTTAAATCCTTGAGCCTGAGAAGAATTCTCAAAATTATTAAACCATGCATCACGCTGCGTCGTTGCGTATGCTAAAACATCTGCAACCGCTGCAGTACTCGAAGAAGGAATCAGCTCTGAAATTGTTGTAAACGTGCTTTTTTCAGATTGATTTAATTTATAAATAGATCCAGTTTTATTAATCGGTGCTTGAGAAAAGTCAGATGCCTTCACAGAACCATCTGGCAAAACGGTATAAGAAACATCAGTGATGACACTAAGAAAGTTTGCAATCTCTGCATCTGGCAAGGACACCGGACTTCCTGAACTATCCAGAGGAATTAAAAGGTCTGGAACCGAAGATGCAAAACATTTTGAACCTTCATAAAGACTGATAGTTGAAGCAGCACCACCACTTGAAGGAGCAGGAATAGAAATATTGTATGAGCTTTGAGTCAATGCTAAATTGCCATATTTAAATGGACCATAACTATATTTTGAAAGAAGCGCTTGTGAATGAATCGCAAATTGTTGTGATAAAAGAGGGAAAGTTGTTATTTTTACTTGGTTTGGATTAACGTATGAAATCAACTCAGCCATTACAGCTGATATTGTTGCTGCACCACCGGGCATTTCATTTGCGCCTCCATCTGAAAGGCTGTACATGATTGGGCCTCCATTCTGCTGGAATTCACTTAACCCAGAGCCAATCAAACTTACCCAGTATACCGCTGCAGGATTTAAACCAATCGTTGGCCACATAACTGTTGATCCTGGTGCAATGGGCGCAAGAATTGGAACAGTTAACGGCACCACGTTTGAACCTGTATAATCAAGGAAAATAATATAATCGACCAGTGGTCCCGTAATTGACTCAGCAACTGATTTTTTACCACCACCTTCTTGCATCTGAAGAGCCTTAGCAAAAGGAGTGTTTGCGCAAAGATAAACCCAACAACCCTGAGCTCCATAATTATATGTTGGATCTGCGTACATAATTTCAGAAACTGCTTGTTTGGCAACTTTAGGAGCTTTTTTACCGACTGCTTTTGAGCTGTCAGCATCCCAAAATGCAGACTGAAGCTGCGGCAAAAATTTAATTAAAGAATATTGTTCAGCGCTTACAGGCTTAGAATTTGGAAAAACTACTGAATTGACCGGACATTCTTCACCCCAACCAAACATAGGAACAACTGAGCCAAGTCCATTTACTTGAGTAGAGCCAGGTACTTCCATAGCAGCCCGACCTGAAGAATTTAAAAATAGTCCGCTTGCATACGCATCTAAAGCTTTTCTAATCATACACTGACCAGAGCTACACACAGATGCACTATCTGCATTTGCACCACCCTTATCAATACATGAACATTTAAATTGATTTTGAATTGAAGAAGAAACATTGTTTCCAGATGATCCAGCCGAAACATCTTGATACTGAGTAAATGTTCTTTTAGCTCCAGAAAGAGTTAATTTACTAAGCTCAAGCGGCAGGAAATCTTTTACTGAAACAGGTGTTCCACTGTAAGGATTTCCGTGTGGATCTGTACCAGGAACTGTTAGATTAATAAGTGGCCATACGCTATTTTGTTCACCAGATGCATCCATGACATACCCAGTATTTAAATCTACTACCAAGCCTGCAAACTGACTACTTGTCAGCGTACTTGCTGCTGGTGATCCGTATGATCCTGCAGCGGCCACTACAAAACCTGATTTTTTATAAAAGTCTGGTGTAAAATTATACCGCCCAACGTTTCCACTACCAAGGCTTCCCAAAGAAGTGCTCATTGTTCCTAAAGTAAAGACGGTCATCATTCCTTCACCAACAGTGTTTATCGAGCTTGAAATAGGATTAGAGGATGATGGTCCAGTGCAACCAAACATGGTAACTGGCTCTCCAACTGTATCAACAGGAACTCTTACATAAATTGGAAATGATGATGTTGGAGTGCCCAGGTTAATACACGAATCTGGAATTTGAAGAACCCACTCACCAAATTTTAATGGCGCCGCAAGAGTTTGAAGCTCTACCATTCGTGCTTTTTGAGCAAGAATTGTTGATTGAAAAATATTTGGAATCATAAAAAGAACTGCTGAAACTACTGTTTCTCCAGCATGGGCTAAAAAACCACCCAAGCCTTTGAGACCTGATCCAACAAAGTTTTTAAATTTTCCAAGCTTGGTATTACCAGCCTTAACTTCTCTTGCTTTAGCTGATTTTTGGGCAGCATCTCTATCTAATTCTTCAGATTTTCTAATTTTTGCTTTATCAACATTTGCATCTTTTTCAAGCTGTGCCTTTCTAGCTCGCTCTGCATCTGTAAGCTCACTATCCGATTTGCCTCTAAGATTTTTCAATTCTTTTTCTTCTGCGCTAAGAGCTTTTTCTGCCTCACCTGATGCTTCACCAGCATCATCAGCCACATCCTGCATCCTAGTTTCAAAGTCCGCATCTGTTTCACCCTCTAAGCGACCAGAAGTACCTTCAAGACCCTCTTCAAGACCTTTATCAGCACTACCAAGAACATCGTCCATTGAAAAGACACTACCCGAATAGGCACTCAACATAAAAACTAAAAAAAACTTACTCAAAAGATTTGGATGCTTCACTTTTATCCCTTTTTTAAAAAAATAGTGATTTCACAATTACGTCAAATCACTATAAAACAGAAAACATTCTTTATGCAAGAAGTTCTAAAAAAGTATAAATTTTCACTTTCTGGATTTTGGTTTTTTTATTTTTTTACTGTTTTTTTCTATAAAGCCTGTCTTTTCAAGCTCTGCTTCCAGTTCTGCAATCGTTGGCAGGCTGTTTTTTAAGTCTTTTGGAAATTTCTTTATAATCTCTGTTTGATACTCTGCAATGCCGATAGGTCGATTAATATTTCGCAAGGTATATTCTGCCGTAAAATTATTTTTTGTTTTGCAAAGCAAAAGCCCAATTGTTGGATTATCATTTTTATCACGAACTAAATCATCTACCGCAGAAAGATAAAAATTTAATTGCCCAATGTCTTTTGGCGAAAACTTACGCGCTTTAAGCTCAACGACTATGTAGCATTTCAACTTGGTATGATAAAATAAAAGGTCGATGTAATAATCTTCATCATCCATCGCTATATGATATTGCCTGCCTACCAAGGCAAATCCTTTACCCATTTCAAGTAACGTTTTTTGAACTTGTGAAATAAGCCCCTGCTCAAGATCATGTTCTAAATGATCATTGTCTAAAGAAAGAAAATCAAAGACATATGGATCTTTAAATGCTT
Encoded here:
- a CDS encoding PDDEXK nuclease domain-containing protein, giving the protein MKKIIIKKTKSPDQADYLQVLLDIKIQIGQSQIEALETINSSLNKRNWIIGQIIFEKQKLHKWGESFIENLAADIQKLYPGIEGFSRTNIFRMRSFFEAYKNPTAVGQLPNLPIYLLPWGHNAVILEKVDTLEKRIWYAFAAIEGGWSRSTLEIQIKTNLYDREGKAITNFQRVLPAHDSALTQQAFKDPYVFDFLSLDNDHLEHDLEQGLISQVQKTLLEMGKGFALVGRQYHIAMDDEDYYIDLLFYHTKLKCYIVVELKARKFSPKDIGQLNFYLSAVDDLVRDKNDNPTIGLLLCKTKNNFTAEYTLRNINRPIGIAEYQTEIIKKFPKDLKNSLPTIAELEAELEKTGFIEKNSKKIKKPKSRK